Proteins encoded within one genomic window of Bacillus sp. F19:
- a CDS encoding response regulator, which produces MKAIIIDDEKHVREGLLLLADWDRHGIHTILEAEDGEEAVELITKHRPEIIFTDMSMPRRDGISLLKWLYSSDLGSKTIVVSGYDDFDYMRNAIAYKSFDYILKPIEPDVLNETLERAVTEWKEQARSRNSLAEESRVMNEVKPLYWDQLFSGLCTKKEIPQSAEEKIEKEFGISITLAEKTAAILPIKSIVMKSFQGNYELAYSALSNMCSGLLRKQNDGVCFRNINKEEELVILFWKNKNVAYLLEEISAFIYQSYKINCILALGKRSIDLNEAYVSSEQVYIKHNLLSKQKIVTSNDVDLKPLLHLFDFSNELKWALKSGSAAQAEIQLDQIFTKLINDHTLSLEQIKLWENQFDLLRSNWIKEYEVHHHPAFYSGTDYWKEDGSFSFEKFKEEKKKECAQLINFLSHVKYQKEKNNMQQIEEYLQQHYQEDINLQDIADRFFLSREYISRKFKQDYHATLTDYLTNIRMEKAKKLLENPYLKIYEVAYGVGYQNEKYFSKVFKKQVGITPNEYRHSLTSKP; this is translated from the coding sequence ATGAAAGCAATCATCATTGATGATGAAAAGCATGTTCGTGAAGGTCTGCTTTTATTGGCGGATTGGGATAGGCACGGAATTCACACCATTCTTGAGGCTGAGGATGGCGAGGAAGCGGTAGAGCTGATCACAAAGCACAGGCCGGAAATTATTTTTACGGATATGAGTATGCCAAGAAGAGATGGAATAAGTCTGTTAAAATGGCTTTATTCCTCTGATTTAGGCAGCAAAACGATTGTCGTAAGCGGATATGATGACTTTGATTATATGCGAAATGCCATAGCTTACAAGAGCTTTGATTATATTTTAAAGCCCATTGAGCCTGATGTCTTAAATGAAACATTGGAACGGGCCGTGACAGAATGGAAAGAGCAGGCCCGTTCCCGAAACTCTCTGGCTGAGGAAAGCCGGGTTATGAATGAAGTGAAGCCTCTCTATTGGGACCAGCTGTTCTCAGGTCTCTGTACAAAAAAGGAAATACCACAATCAGCAGAAGAGAAAATTGAAAAAGAATTTGGCATTTCAATAACGCTCGCTGAAAAAACAGCTGCCATCCTTCCAATAAAATCAATTGTCATGAAATCATTCCAGGGTAATTATGAGCTTGCCTATTCTGCACTTTCAAACATGTGCAGCGGATTATTAAGAAAACAGAATGACGGTGTATGTTTCCGGAACATTAATAAGGAAGAAGAGCTCGTTATCCTCTTTTGGAAGAATAAGAATGTAGCCTATCTTTTAGAAGAAATCAGCGCTTTCATTTATCAATCTTATAAAATTAATTGTATTCTTGCTTTGGGAAAAAGATCGATTGATTTAAATGAAGCCTATGTTTCTTCTGAGCAAGTATATATAAAACATAATTTATTGAGTAAGCAAAAGATTGTGACAAGTAATGATGTTGATTTAAAGCCGCTCCTTCATCTGTTTGATTTTTCAAACGAACTGAAATGGGCGCTTAAATCGGGCAGTGCTGCCCAGGCGGAAATACAGCTGGATCAAATTTTCACAAAGCTGATCAATGATCATACGCTGTCATTAGAGCAGATTAAACTATGGGAAAATCAATTTGACTTATTGAGAAGCAATTGGATCAAAGAATATGAGGTCCATCATCATCCGGCTTTTTATTCTGGTACGGATTATTGGAAGGAAGACGGTTCTTTTTCTTTTGAAAAGTTCAAAGAAGAAAAGAAAAAAGAATGCGCTCAGCTAATCAATTTTCTCTCTCATGTGAAGTATCAGAAAGAAAAAAACAACATGCAGCAAATTGAAGAATACCTGCAGCAGCATTATCAGGAGGACATCAATCTCCAGGATATTGCCGATCGGTTTTTCTTAAGCCGTGAATACATTTCAAGGAAATTTAAACAGGATTATCATGCAACACTAACAGATTATCTGACAAATATCCGCATGGAAAAAGCAAAAAAGCTGCTTGAGAATCCTTATTTAAAAATATATGAAGTGGCCTATGGTGTAGGCTATCAAAATGAAAAGTACTTCAGTAAGGTGTTTAAGAAACAAGTTGGGATTACACCAAATGAATACCGGCATTCTCTGACTTCTAAACCGTAA
- the queG gene encoding tRNA epoxyqueuosine(34) reductase QueG: MNYLELKQDILSFSKSIGIDKIGFAQASVFDELKQRLIVHEQKGYHSGFEEPDLEKRTNPDLLLPGAKSIISIALAYPSKLKNAPKSTKEDRRGIFCRASWGQDYHHVLRDRLNKLEAYIRERVPNAELKSMVDTGELSDRAVAERAGIGWSGKNCAIITPEFGSYVYLGEIVTNIPFSPDTPMEDRCGSCNICVDACPTGALVQGGQLDSTKCIAFLTQTKGFLADKYRKKLGNRLYGCDTCQTVCPENKGKDFHLHAEMEPDPEIAKPKLKPLLTMSNREFKEKFGHVSGSWRGKKPIQRNAIIALAHFKDQTAIPELIQLMHKDARPVIRGTAAWAIGSIGEKDSLIDLQKALQFEEDEEVRKEIKKGISLIDA, from the coding sequence ATGAATTATTTAGAGCTTAAACAGGATATTCTTTCATTCAGCAAGAGCATTGGCATTGATAAAATCGGGTTTGCACAGGCGTCTGTATTTGATGAACTGAAGCAGCGGCTGATTGTTCACGAACAAAAAGGATATCATTCCGGTTTTGAAGAGCCTGATCTTGAGAAGCGGACAAATCCCGATCTTCTTCTGCCAGGGGCGAAATCGATTATTTCCATTGCGCTTGCTTATCCATCCAAGCTGAAGAATGCACCAAAAAGCACGAAGGAAGATAGAAGAGGTATCTTCTGCAGAGCTTCGTGGGGACAGGACTATCACCATGTGTTAAGGGATCGTCTGAATAAGCTCGAGGCATATATACGGGAGCGGGTTCCTAACGCAGAGCTTAAGTCAATGGTTGATACAGGGGAACTGTCAGACCGGGCTGTGGCAGAGAGAGCAGGCATTGGCTGGAGCGGAAAAAACTGCGCGATCATCACTCCGGAATTTGGTTCGTATGTATACTTGGGCGAAATTGTCACAAATATCCCATTTTCGCCGGATACACCAATGGAAGACCGCTGCGGCAGCTGCAATATCTGTGTGGATGCTTGTCCGACAGGGGCGCTTGTACAGGGCGGCCAGCTTGATTCTACTAAATGCATCGCCTTTTTAACGCAGACGAAGGGCTTTTTAGCAGATAAATACCGTAAGAAGCTGGGAAACCGTTTATATGGCTGTGATACTTGCCAAACAGTATGTCCAGAGAACAAAGGCAAGGATTTTCATCTTCATGCAGAAATGGAGCCGGACCCTGAGATTGCAAAGCCGAAGCTAAAGCCCCTTCTTACCATGAGCAACCGGGAATTTAAAGAGAAGTTTGGACATGTATCGGGGTCATGGAGAGGGAAAAAACCGATTCAGAGAAATGCGATTATTGCACTCGCGCACTTTAAGGACCAAACTGCTATCCCGGAATTAATACAGCTGATGCACAAAGATGCGCGTCCGGTCATTCGCGGAACGGCTGCATGGGCAATCGGATCGATTGGTGAAAAAGATAGTCTGATCGACCTGCAAAAAGCCCTTCAGTTTGAAGAAGACGAAGAAGTCCGGAAAGAAATCAAAAAAGGAATATCGCTTATAGATGCGTAA
- a CDS encoding amidase domain-containing protein, with product MKNNLSAAIKARLELLINNRRAKELDIIEDSKVLLRKKKILENRNVEMVKGNVSVQLQHIEKVSKREKRVSYQCHYKYFHKDQESFYLEEKTEDRIAVFQNGTIIRDYKVEHQYDETFAESDDSSNERVSFFYDRLAAVQYAERWWNTHNPKFKNFDVNCTNYVSQCLHAGGAPMRGYPGRSAGWWMQNNIWSYSWTVAHSLTLHLGNSKTGLRAIAVGAPEALMPGDVICYDFQGDGRFDHTTIVVAKDQANMPLVNANTYNSRMRYWDYEDSTAYTPNIKYKFFHIEDDSGSKK from the coding sequence ATGAAAAATAATCTTTCAGCTGCAATAAAAGCTAGGTTAGAGCTGCTAATCAACAATCGGCGTGCTAAAGAGCTTGATATAATAGAAGACAGCAAAGTGCTGCTGCGGAAAAAAAAGATTCTGGAAAACAGGAATGTCGAGATGGTAAAAGGAAATGTCTCCGTTCAATTGCAGCATATCGAAAAAGTATCTAAACGGGAGAAGCGTGTTTCCTACCAGTGTCATTATAAGTATTTTCATAAAGATCAGGAATCCTTTTATCTTGAAGAAAAAACGGAAGACCGTATCGCTGTATTTCAAAATGGAACAATCATCAGAGATTATAAGGTAGAGCATCAGTATGATGAAACATTTGCAGAAAGCGATGATTCTTCTAATGAAAGAGTATCTTTCTTTTACGACAGACTTGCTGCCGTTCAATATGCCGAGAGATGGTGGAACACCCACAATCCCAAGTTTAAAAATTTCGATGTAAACTGCACGAACTATGTTTCCCAGTGTCTTCATGCAGGCGGAGCTCCAATGAGAGGGTACCCGGGGCGGTCAGCCGGGTGGTGGATGCAGAACAATATCTGGAGCTACAGCTGGACGGTTGCCCATTCTCTCACCCTGCATCTCGGGAATTCTAAAACAGGCTTGAGAGCGATAGCAGTGGGAGCACCAGAAGCGTTAATGCCGGGGGATGTCATCTGCTACGATTTTCAAGGCGATGGCAGGTTTGATCATACAACCATTGTTGTCGCGAAGGATCAGGCAAACATGCCTCTTGTGAATGCAAATACGTACAACAGCAGAATGCGTTATTGGGATTATGAAGACTCAACAGCTTACACACCGAACATTAAGTATAAATTTTTTCATATCGAGGATGATTCGGGTTCTAAAAAATAA